The following is a genomic window from Desulfofarcimen acetoxidans DSM 771.
TAGTGTTCTGTGGTAATGTTTAATGGTTTGCTCTGAAAGCGGCCCGGATTTTTTCTCACCTTTTGAGCCATCTTTTAAAGTACCCATGAATGAATGTATGTTTTTTCTAAGGCTATTATAGAAATCCATTAGATCAAGCGACCTTATTTTGTCTAATTTCTTATCTCCAAAAACCATATATATCCTACCTTCCAGCAGTTCCTTGTACCTGAAAACTGTCTTAGGTGCCAGTTCAACTTCTGCATAACCTTTCAGCCGCTTTTGAGCAAATTCTTTAAAAGTAACTTTTGAAGGCTTTGTGAAGTCGCCGCTGACTACTTATTAAACGTTTACTTTACTTTTATAAAGATTTTTATTACAATGGTAAGCAAGGAGGGGGTATTAAGTGCCAATAACTTATTCACCACTTTTTGCAATACTCCATGAGAAAAAGTTAAAAAGGCAGGATATACAAGAGGCTCTAAAACTATCATCAACCACTGTTGCGAAACTTGGCAAAGATGAATATTTATCCCTAAAGGTAATAGATGATATTTGTACTTACTTAAATTGTGAGATTTATGATGTGGTTAAGCATTTAAAAGAAGAGGCCACCGCTAATGCCAAGCAGTGAATTAGCTAATGTGCTTCGCTCTATTATCCAGGAGAAACTAAAACCTATCAACGAACGACTTACTACCCTTGAGGAAAATAATCGAGAAGCCCGTCAAGAGTTTCAGGAGTTCCGGCAGGAGGTTAACACCCGGCTTACTGCCCTGGATGAAGGTCAAGTTAACCTAAAACAAGGCCAAATTAATTTAGATAAGGGACAGAAAAAGCTACAGAAGGACGTTATCCTTATCAGAAAAGAATTAAAGAAATCATGGAAGGATATTGGTAATTTTAATAATATAATTACTAATTTAGAAAAAATGGTTATACGATAAAAAATAACCCGGCATAACCGGGATTTTTTATTTTCAAAATGCCAGGTCTAAAACCTTCGCCTTTAGGCAAATAGCTTTAGCGTGATTATTTTGAGAAGGAGAAGGACAAGGATATCATTCACATAGAGGTGAATAGTATGACAGAATATAGAAAAAGTAGTCACTCGGTATATGATATAAAATATCATTTTGTATGGGTTATAAAATATAGATACAAGATATTACGCGATAAAGTAGCATTGAGATTGGCCTCATCCTCAATTAATTCAGCAGTGTAACCGTAATTAACCACCGATAAACTTTTAATAGTTTCGTCTTCTATAATGGCCTAACCATCTGTAAAAACAATTCCTTCGGTTATACCACTATAAATTTTACTCTTGGTTTTAATTGAGAACTTTGCCATAATAACGCCCACCCCATAAAAAAAGATTGACAAATATATACTACAAATAGAAAATAGTTTTAAGAACTTGAAAGGGAGTGCTAAGTCTTGGAATATTACTTTGAGAATCTATCCAATGAAGATAGGAAACCGGTAATTGATATTTTTAACCACTATATAGAAAACAGTTTTGCAGCTTATTTTGAAAACAAAGTTAGTTACGATTTCTTTAATGGGTTTATGCGTATTTCAGAAGGTTATCCGAGAATTGCTGTAAAATCAAATAATGGAGAATTGATTGGCTTTGCTCTCTTGAGACCATATAACCCTATTCCTACATTTAGGCGAACTGCTGTTATTAGCTATTTTATAAAACCAACACATATCAGAAAAGGAATCGGTAAATCAATTCTTGAAAACCTGATTGGAAAAGCCAAGGAGATGGGTATTGATTCAATCCTTGCAAGTATTTCATCACTAAATGAAATAAGTATAAATTTTCATTTAAAAAATGGATTTATGAAATGCGGTGTTCTTAGCAAGGTAGGTCATAAATTTGGAAAAGATTTTGATGAAATTTTAATGCAAAAGATACTGTAAATGTAATTACAATAGGGCGTGGCGGAATAATCCAGCACGCCCTATTTAACCTCATCATGCTGATTTCTTAATATAACGAAGTCTTGCAGCGGCTCTCGGATGGAATACTGCATGCCGTTGTAGAACTCAATTCTGGTTCTGAAAACTGGCTTGCTGTCCAATTTGACCAGGTCACGAACACTCACGCCACTATTACGCAGCCCGGAAACATACTGCTCGGCCCTAAACTTGATGGCATAAATGGAAGCGGAATACCTAAATTACCCTTGGTGGGCAATCTTTGTTTGCCACGAGCCACGTAGTGGGTTTACAATTGGTAATTTGTATTAGTAATCGGCTGTCAGCTTTCTTAGGTATTGGTCTGTCAACAATAGAATCCTCAAAAAAGATTTTCATATTTTATTGTTGATAACAGGAAATTAGTGGTTAATTAGAGAATTACCAAATAATCGAGCTAATTAAATAATAAATTACATAATAAATATTGAGGAGGGGCAATAAAATGACAATCGAAGGGCGTTATATAGAAAGATACAAATCAGGGGATACTCCTTGGGATGTTGGCCAACCAGACTTCAATCTTATCGAAGTTACGACCCAAAAACCAATTTCAAGCTGCAAAGTCTTAGATGTTGGCTGTGGAACAGGAGACAATTCCATATGGCTTGCCCAAAACGGCTTTCAGGTTATAGGTACGGATACCTCGAAAATTGCTCTAGAAAAGGCAAGAGAAAAGGCTTCTAAAGCCAACGTTCAATGCCATTTCCTGCTAGTCGATTTTCTAAAGAACAAAATTGAAGGTGCCCCTTTTGGTTTTATATTTGACAGAGGTTGTTTTCATTCATTCAATTCTGAAAATGATCGAAAAAAATTTGCCCAAAATATCGCTAATCACCTAGAAGAAACTGGATTATGGCTAACAATCGCTGGCAACGCTGATGAATATCGCCAAAATCCTGGGCCACCTCAACGAACTGCAGGAGAGATAGTTTTAGCAGTAGAACCCTATTTTGAAATTATTTCACTTATATCCAGCCATTTCGGATCTAATCGTCCAAATCCACCCAGAGCCTGGAGGTGCCTAATGAAGAAGCGCCATGTTACATAACTGCTCTCTCTTAACAATAGTTTTAATACATCTTATATTCAACAGTGTGTTATGAAAGTAATTGATTTACACCTCAATTCCTTTCATAACACACTGTTGAATATGAGTTAATACAAGGCTTTTTTCTTTCTACCCTTATCAGGTGCTCCATATGCACCGTCTGTGGAACAAACTTATTACTTTGTCAAGTACCGCAAAAAGTTCGGTAAGGACAGGATGATAGCTCAGGCAATGTGGAGTAATCAGCCTGTTCTGGAGAGTGCGCGTAGGGTCTTGAAAGAACATCAAGAAGTCGTTCCATCACGCTGAAATCTCCTTGTTTAGCCACTGCTTCAAGTGCTTCTTCTACCCTGTGGTTGCGAGGGATTATTGCAGGATTACTGTTCCGCATTAACTGATGTGAGGAGTCTTTAGTTTCCTGTTGCCTGCCTAGTCTTGCCTGCCAAAGCTCATACCATTGAGCAAAATCTGTGTTGCCAAACAAGTCTGTATCCTCCGGCTTATCAAACGTTAATGCACGAAAGGTATTCGTATAGTCCGCACGATACTTCTGCATCATAATAAGAAGGTTATCAACAAGGGATTCATCCTCAATCTCTTCGTTAAATATTCCCAGTTTTGCTCTCATTCCCGCTAGCCAATTATGATGATACAACTCTGCAAAATCCGAAATCGCTTCCTGCGCTTTTTTGACAGCCTTTTCCTGTTTATCATGCAGCAGCGGCAATAGAGTTTCTGCTAATCTCGCTAGATTCCACGCGGCTATATTCGGCTGATTACCATAGGCATAGCGACCGTGAGTGTCAATGGAACTGAAAACTGTTGCCGGATCGTAGACATCCATGAATGCGCAAGGACCATAATCAATGGTTTCTCCACTAAGTGCCATATTGTCTGTGTTCATAACCCCATGAATAAAACCGACCAGTTGCCATTTGGCAATCAGCACAGCCTGGCGTTTAATTGCTTCCCTAAGTAGGAAAAGATAGCGGTTCTCATCAACTTCAATATTTGGGAAGTGTCTTTGTAATGTATAATCAGCCAAAGACCTGAGATCCTCAACAGTGCCCCATTTTGAGGCGTATTGAAAAGTACCGACTCGCAGATGACTGGCAGCCACACGGGTCAAAATTGCACCGGGTAGGGCAGTTTCGCGAATTACTGACTCACCGGTTGTCACTACCGCTAGACTTCTGGTGGTGGCAACGCCAAGCGCATGCATTGCCTCACTTATGATGTATTCACGCAACATCGGTCCAAGTACCGCTCGACCATCTCCCTGACGGGAATATGGCGTTTTACCTGAACCCTTGAGCTGAATATCAAACCGTTCACCTAAAGGAGAGATTTGTTCACCAATCAGCAGAGTCCTGCCATCCCCTAGCATCGTAAAATGGCCGAATTGGTGTCCCGCATATGCTTGAGCAAGCATAAAAGAACCTTCAGGGGTCCGGTTGCCAGCAAGCACCGCTACGCCGTCATTGCTTTGCAACGCCTTAACGTTCAACCCTAAAGATGTTGCCAGCGGATAATTGAGAACAATCAATTTCGGTGAGCGAACAGGGGTTGGATTAAGTTTGGTAAAAAATAACTTTGGCAAACGAGCATAACTATTGTCTAAATTCCATCCTATTTTTATTTTTGTTTTTCCTTCTGTCATCATATCTCCTCTTCTTCTGTCTTTTGTTCTCAGCTTTCTTTTACAGAAATAATAAAACCAGCCCTTTTAGTATCCGCTTCTGTCAATTTATTATAACCTTTTCAAACAAAAATGGGGACCGTTTTAAACATTTTCTTATGTATACACTGAAATCAAAGACACATGTACCAGAAAGATTCCCTTACTTTGAACCGGATGCGTGAGCGTAAAATAAATCTCCACCTTGAAACAAGGTGGAGATTTTAAGTATTCTTAGTAGCTACTCAACGGATAGCGGGTAAGGCATCTGACCAAGGAAGTAACTTTTCTAAAGCATCGTGATCTTTAATATCTCAATTGGGGAGGTTTTCAAAAAGATTATGCATTACCAGTCAGGCAGAAATCGAATCAACTCAGCAAATTTTGAAAGAACATGAATACCAATAAAGTACAATTCTTGGCCCGGTGCTACTCGGGCCTGTTCCGTTAAACCCAGGTACTAATTAATCCTTCTCATTTGATTAATTTTACATGTGCGGTTCGCAACTGGTTAAACCCTCCTGGCCCCAGTACCTTTGCCCTGACCCTGACCTTGTCCGCAACAACCCCTGCTCCTACCTGCTCCTGTGCCGCATTTCTGTCCTCCGCATCTTTGTCCTTGGCCATGATTGCCGCCCTGCCCGCGTCCGACTCCGCATGCTCCGTTAACCTGACCCTGTGATCCGCTACTGTTTCTTCCAGGCATTTTTTGACCCTCCTAAATAAAATTTAAATCCAGTGGCCTTCAACATCGACTCCCTCTGCTTCTTTACGATCCCTTTTGTTAAATTTTACAGTGTTTGTGCTATCGCACCTTCACTTCCTAAAACACTTTGATACCGGCCACGTTTAACGTCCGGTATGCTTTAGGGCTACAGTGTCAGATGATAACTACAGTAATTCTCCTGTGACTGGCATTGTTCACCGTTTGAATACCTGCATCTTAAGTAGCATGCAAATTTTGTTCATTAGTTGCGATTTGGTGTCCACCGGTCTCTGTATTAATAACAATAAACCAAATACATAGGCCAAATCCGGGATTAACCATACTTTCTACCTTTGCGGTAATTGCCGCTTTCAGCTGTATCACCACTTTTTTCTTGCTAAGTTGTTCATAGCTTTGTTATGAAATATATTTCATAAACATTATATGACGCATAACATACATATGTCAACAATATTTAAATAGAATTATTAAAATATTTTTAGAACAGGAGCGGGACTTTAGGTGCCAATGCAGATTGAACCCATTATCAAAGATAATGGGTTCAATCCTTTCAGGAATAACGAAATGATTAGATAAAAACACAAATATTATTACCGTGTTTGGAGAAAAATGGCGTGGAATCGTTGATTAAACAATTCTACATTCTCTGCTTTATAGGCTTTTAGTTCGCAATTTATTTAGTTTTTGCTCTATTAATCATGTTTCTTGTGGTTGTAATCATGCTAGTTATACAAAACTGTTTTACAGCTTTTAATTTAACTAACTCTTCTTAATCAATACACAGGAATTAATCCCGGATTATCTCCGGTAATACAAAGTCCACCGTTAGGAGTAACTATAAAAGTGTTTTCAGTTCCAACCATACCAATATTTTTAATACCCTTTTTAGGTTCAATTGCAAAAACCATTCCTTCTTCTATCGGCTCAGTAAACCCTTCTGCTATCACAGGCAATTCATCAATTAATAAACCTATCCCATGTCCCAAAAATTTGGACCTGCGATTCCCGTAACCCATAAAATTTTCGAGAAACTCAGGACTAAGATTGTTTATTGTATTTTTATATATTTGTGCCGGAACAGCACCCGGTTTTAGCATCTCAGCAATTCTATTTTGTATATCGACACACTGCTTATGTGCAGAAATCGCTTCTTGTGACAGCGATTTGCCAAACATATAAGTCATGGTTTTATCAGTATGATAACCGCTTACTCCACAACCTATATCAATAAAAACTAGATCACCTTTCTTAAGCTTGCGATAACGATTGCCTAGTAATGGTACCGCAGGGCACGAACCGTAATTACCTCCCGGCACATCAAAATATGTTGGATAGATAGAACTATCACCAAAACATACAAGCCCTAATACTATCTCTGCGCCAAATGCACCAAAGCGTGCAACTCCGTGATGTCCTTCAGTTACCATAATAGAATATAATTCGGTTGCTAAATCTACTTCACTGATACCTTCTTTCAACAGTTGTGGTACATATTGTTCCAGTGTCCTCTGGTGAATTGAACCAGCCTGTACCATCAATGAAAGTTCAAAACTGCTCTTAATTGCTCTTACCCCGGCTATATATTTATCAACTGATTTCACATGAGTAAAAGGGAAGTACTTCTGAAAGCGCTGGTATAACGCCAGCGGTACTATCTCAGTTTCCATGTAAACTGTTTCAGGAAATTTTTTCATAGATGCTGCTGCCTCAC
Proteins encoded in this region:
- a CDS encoding helix-turn-helix domain-containing protein — translated: MPITYSPLFAILHEKKLKRQDIQEALKLSSTTVAKLGKDEYLSLKVIDDICTYLNCEIYDVVKHLKEEATANAKQ
- a CDS encoding GNAT family N-acetyltransferase, whose amino-acid sequence is MEYYFENLSNEDRKPVIDIFNHYIENSFAAYFENKVSYDFFNGFMRISEGYPRIAVKSNNGELIGFALLRPYNPIPTFRRTAVISYFIKPTHIRKGIGKSILENLIGKAKEMGIDSILASISSLNEISINFHLKNGFMKCGVLSKVGHKFGKDFDEILMQKIL
- a CDS encoding class I SAM-dependent methyltransferase yields the protein MTIEGRYIERYKSGDTPWDVGQPDFNLIEVTTQKPISSCKVLDVGCGTGDNSIWLAQNGFQVIGTDTSKIALEKAREKASKANVQCHFLLVDFLKNKIEGAPFGFIFDRGCFHSFNSENDRKKFAQNIANHLEETGLWLTIAGNADEYRQNPGPPQRTAGEIVLAVEPYFEIISLISSHFGSNRPNPPRAWRCLMKKRHVT
- a CDS encoding protein adenylyltransferase SelO — translated: MTEGKTKIKIGWNLDNSYARLPKLFFTKLNPTPVRSPKLIVLNYPLATSLGLNVKALQSNDGVAVLAGNRTPEGSFMLAQAYAGHQFGHFTMLGDGRTLLIGEQISPLGERFDIQLKGSGKTPYSRQGDGRAVLGPMLREYIISEAMHALGVATTRSLAVVTTGESVIRETALPGAILTRVAASHLRVGTFQYASKWGTVEDLRSLADYTLQRHFPNIEVDENRYLFLLREAIKRQAVLIAKWQLVGFIHGVMNTDNMALSGETIDYGPCAFMDVYDPATVFSSIDTHGRYAYGNQPNIAAWNLARLAETLLPLLHDKQEKAVKKAQEAISDFAELYHHNWLAGMRAKLGIFNEEIEDESLVDNLLIMMQKYRADYTNTFRALTFDKPEDTDLFGNTDFAQWYELWQARLGRQQETKDSSHQLMRNSNPAIIPRNHRVEEALEAVAKQGDFSVMERLLDVLSRPYAHSPEQADYSTLPELSSCPYRTFCGT
- a CDS encoding M24 family metallopeptidase; protein product: MKKQIPLSELERRINSLRTKMEKLCPDWEMIAIFSNINLYYFTGTVQDGMLLIPRNDDAVFWVRRSYERALDESLFTRIKPMTSYREAAASMKKFPETVYMETEIVPLALYQRFQKYFPFTHVKSVDKYIAGVRAIKSSFELSLMVQAGSIHQRTLEQYVPQLLKEGISEVDLATELYSIMVTEGHHGVARFGAFGAEIVLGLVCFGDSSIYPTYFDVPGGNYGSCPAVPLLGNRYRKLKKGDLVFIDIGCGVSGYHTDKTMTYMFGKSLSQEAISAHKQCVDIQNRIAEMLKPGAVPAQIYKNTINNLSPEFLENFMGYGNRRSKFLGHGIGLLIDELPVIAEGFTEPIEEGMVFAIEPKKGIKNIGMVGTENTFIVTPNGGLCITGDNPGLIPVY